One genomic region from Entelurus aequoreus isolate RoL-2023_Sb linkage group LG14, RoL_Eaeq_v1.1, whole genome shotgun sequence encodes:
- the LOC133664597 gene encoding oocyte zinc finger protein XlCOF6-like isoform X2, whose protein sequence is MCERTIAKYEEELCPTKEEKERQHQLMDAVFKKHQVVLHRTDVQQPPHIKEEEEGPQPPHIKEEEGDPQSPHIKEEEEDPQPPHIKEEEEDPQSPHIKGEEEDPQLPHIKEECLLGQEEDDVTKFPLTVVSVKTEEHEDKPPESSQLHHSPNVCEKQLLPEKHESSFRMVKEDPSKRKTRRQGPSGVSFSSLTQTLPCKKEEGDSLTPHIKKEEEEHSISQEGDHIEGLVEFPVTGVPVKSEDDEVKGESEEKREAEPPSSSSTQHMTTEADGDHCGGSQADKLLAPLSDSEDTTSHSPDTDDEDSKDDKTCHTDNTHLKCSHCDKTFKNHWYLKRHMRSHTGEKPFPCSICGKAFVHSHNLKVHMRTHTGEKPFICSICGEGFVESRGLKKHTILHTGEKPFICSICCKGFVETHKLKEHMRTHTGEKPFICSICGEGFVESRGLKKHATLHTGEKPFICSICSKGFLERRNLKVHMIIHTGEKPFLCSICGKGFVQSPHLETHMRTHTGEKPFICSICGKGFVQSIHLERHMRTHTAEKPFSYSICGKDFSKSHYLKTHKRTHTGEKPFICSICGEGFVETHKLKEHMRTHTGEKPFSCSIDGLSFTRKGHLKVHMGSHTGEIPFSCSICSKGFVESRNLKRHMRIHTGKKTFICSICGKGFVQSNHLKVHMRTHTGEKPFSCSICGKGFSKNSKLEGHKRTHTGEKPHSCSICNRSFCDQSNFVRHMRTHTGEKVLSCSVCGERFSYKYQCKKHKCAGENSSSK, encoded by the exons atgtgcgaaagaacgatagcaaagtatgaggaggaactttgtccaacaaaagaggagaaggagcgacaacatcaacttatggacgctgttttcaagaaacatcaagttgtgttacacagaacag ATgtccagcagcccccccacattaaagaggaagaggagggtccacagcccccccacattaaagaggaagagggggATCCACagtccccccacattaaagaggaagaggaggatccacaacccccccacattaaagaggaagaggaggatccacaatccccccacattaaaggggaagaggaggatccacagctcccccacattaaagaggagtgtcttctagggcaggaggaggatgatgtcaccaagtttccactgactgttgtctctgtgaagactgaagagcatgaagacaaaccacctgagtcctcacagcttcatcacagtccaa acgtctgtgaaaaaCAACTTCTACCTGAAAAACATGAGAGTAGCTTCAGGATGGTGAAGGAGGATCCATCAAAGAGGAAGACCAGACGCCAAGGACCCTCTGGCGtctccttttcctctttgacacagACCCTTCCCTGTAAAAAGGAAGAGGGAGACTCACTGACCccccacattaaaaaggaagaggaggaacacagcatcagtcaggagggagatcatattgaaggactggtggagttcccagtgactggtgtccctgtgaagagtgaagatgatgaggtcaaaggtgaaagtgaggagaagagagaggcggagcctccaagcagcagctcaacacaacacatgacaacagaagctgatggagaccactgtggaggatcacaagcagacaagctcttagctccactatcagatagtgaggacacaacgtcacactctcctgacactgatgatgaagactctaaagatgataagacatgtcacactgacaacactcacttgaaatgttctcactgtgacaaaacctttaaaaACCATTGGtatctgaaaagacacatgagatcacacactggagaaaaaccttttccctgttcaatctgtggtaaagcttTTGTACACAGtcacaatttgaaagtacacatgagaacacacactggtgaaaaaccttttatctgttcaatctgtggtgaaGGTTTTGTTGAAAGTCGGGgtttgaaaaaacacacaatattacacactggtgaaaaaccttttatctgttcaatctgttgtaaaggttttgtagaaacTCACAAattgaaagaacacatgagaacacacactggtgaaaaaccttttatctgttcaatctgtggtgaaGGTTTTGTTGAAAGTCGGGGTTTGAAAAAACACGCAACattacacactggtgaaaaaccttttatctgttcaatctgtagtaaaggttttttAGAACGTcgcaatttgaaagtacacatgattatacacactggtgaaaaaccttttctctgttcaatttgtggtaaaggttttgtacaaagtccCCATTTagaaacacacatgagaacacacactggtgaaaaaccttttatctgttcaatttGTGGTAAGGGTTTTGTACAAAGTATCCATTtggaaagacacatgagaacacacactgctgaaaaacctttttcttattcaatatgtgGTAAGGATTTTTCAAAAAGTCACTatttgaaaacacacaagagaacacacactggtgaaaaaccttttatctgttcaatctgtggtgaaGGTTTTGTAGAAACTCACAAattgaaagaacacatgagaacacacactggtgaaaaacctttttcttgttcaatcgatggcttatcttttacaaggaagggacatttgaaagtgcacatggggtcacacactggtgaaatacctttttcctgttcaatctgtagtaaaggcTTTGTGGAAAGTCgcaatttgaaaagacacatgagaatccacactggtaaaaaaacttttatttgttcaatttgtggtaagggttttgtacaaagtaaccatttgaaagtacacatgagaacacacactggtgaaaaacctttttcttgttcaatatgTGGTAAGGGTTTTTCAAAAAATAGCAAATTGGAAGgacacaagagaacacacactggcGAAAAACCACATTCCTGTTCCATCTGCAACAGAAGCTTTTGTGACCAATCAAACTTtgtaagacacatgagaacacacacaggagagaaagtgttgagttgcagtgtgtgtggtgaaagattctcttataagtaccagtgtaagaaacacaagtgtgctggtgagaacagcagcagcaaatga
- the LOC133664597 gene encoding zinc finger protein 436-like isoform X4 produces MCERTIAKYEEELCPTKEEKERQHQLMDAVFKKHQVVLHRTVIYPTDVQQPPHIKEEEEGPQPPHIKEEEGDPQSPHIKEEEEDPQPPHIKEEEEDPQSPHIKGEEEDPQLPHIKEECLLGQEEDDVTKFPLTVVSVKTEEHEDKPPESSQLHHSPNVCEKQLLPEKHESSFRMVKEDPSKRKTRRQGPSGVSFSSLTQTLPCKKEEGDSLTPHIKKEEEEHSISQEGDHIEGLVEFPVTGVPVKSEDDEVKGESEEKREAEPPSSSSTQHMTTEADGDHCGGSQADKLLAPLSDSEDTTSHSPDTDDEDSKDDKTCHTDNTHLKCSHCDKTFKNHWYLKRHMRSHTGEKPFPCSICGKAFVHSHNLKVHMRTHTGEKPFICSICGEGFVESRGLKKHTILHTGEKPFICSICCKGFVETHKLKEHMRTHTGEKPFICSICGEGFVETHKLKEHMRTHTGEKPFSCSIDGLSFTRKGHLKVHMGSHTGEIPFSCSICSKGFVESRNLKRHMRIHTGKKTFICSICGKGFVQSNHLKVHMRTHTGEKPFSCSICGKGFSKNSKLEGHKRTHTGEKPHSCSICNRSFCDQSNFVRHMRTHTGEKVLSCSVCGERFSYKYQCKKHKCAGENSSSK; encoded by the exons atgtgcgaaagaacgatagcaaagtatgaggaggaactttgtccaacaaaagaggagaaggagcgacaacatcaacttatggacgctgttttcaagaaacatcaagttgtgttacacagaacag TTATTTACCCAACAGATgtccagcagcccccccacattaaagaggaagaggagggtccacagcccccccacattaaagaggaagagggggATCCACagtccccccacattaaagaggaagaggaggatccacaacccccccacattaaagaggaagaggaggatccacaatccccccacattaaaggggaagaggaggatccacagctcccccacattaaagaggagtgtcttctagggcaggaggaggatgatgtcaccaagtttccactgactgttgtctctgtgaagactgaagagcatgaagacaaaccacctgagtcctcacagcttcatcacagtccaa acgtctgtgaaaaaCAACTTCTACCTGAAAAACATGAGAGTAGCTTCAGGATGGTGAAGGAGGATCCATCAAAGAGGAAGACCAGACGCCAAGGACCCTCTGGCGtctccttttcctctttgacacagACCCTTCCCTGTAAAAAGGAAGAGGGAGACTCACTGACCccccacattaaaaaggaagaggaggaacacagcatcagtcaggagggagatcatattgaaggactggtggagttcccagtgactggtgtccctgtgaagagtgaagatgatgaggtcaaaggtgaaagtgaggagaagagagaggcggagcctccaagcagcagctcaacacaacacatgacaacagaagctgatggagaccactgtggaggatcacaagcagacaagctcttagctccactatcagatagtgaggacacaacgtcacactctcctgacactgatgatgaagactctaaagatgataagacatgtcacactgacaacactcacttgaaatgttctcactgtgacaaaacctttaaaaACCATTGGtatctgaaaagacacatgagatcacacactggagaaaaaccttttccctgttcaatctgtggtaaagcttTTGTACACAGtcacaatttgaaagtacacatgagaacacacactggtgaaaaaccttttatctgttcaatctgtggtgaaGGTTTTGTTGAAAGTCGGGgtttgaaaaaacacacaatattacacactggtgaaaaaccttttatctgttcaatctgttgtaaaggttttgtagaaacTCACAAattgaaagaacacatgagaacacacactggtgaaaaaccttttatctgttcaatctgtggtgaaG GTTTTGTAGAAACTCACAAattgaaagaacacatgagaacacacactggtgaaaaacctttttcttgttcaatcgatggcttatcttttacaaggaagggacatttgaaagtgcacatggggtcacacactggtgaaatacctttttcctgttcaatctgtagtaaaggcTTTGTGGAAAGTCgcaatttgaaaagacacatgagaatccacactggtaaaaaaacttttatttgttcaatttgtggtaagggttttgtacaaagtaaccatttgaaagtacacatgagaacacacactggtgaaaaacctttttcttgttcaatatgTGGTAAGGGTTTTTCAAAAAATAGCAAATTGGAAGgacacaagagaacacacactggcGAAAAACCACATTCCTGTTCCATCTGCAACAGAAGCTTTTGTGACCAATCAAACTTtgtaagacacatgagaacacacacaggagagaaagtgttgagttgcagtgtgtgtggtgaaagattctcttataagtaccagtgtaagaaacacaagtgtgctggtgagaacagcagcagcaaatga
- the LOC133664597 gene encoding oocyte zinc finger protein XlCOF6-like isoform X1, with the protein MCERTIAKYEEELCPTKEEKERQHQLMDAVFKKHQVVLHRTVIYPTDVQQPPHIKEEEEGPQPPHIKEEEGDPQSPHIKEEEEDPQPPHIKEEEEDPQSPHIKGEEEDPQLPHIKEECLLGQEEDDVTKFPLTVVSVKTEEHEDKPPESSQLHHSPNVCEKQLLPEKHESSFRMVKEDPSKRKTRRQGPSGVSFSSLTQTLPCKKEEGDSLTPHIKKEEEEHSISQEGDHIEGLVEFPVTGVPVKSEDDEVKGESEEKREAEPPSSSSTQHMTTEADGDHCGGSQADKLLAPLSDSEDTTSHSPDTDDEDSKDDKTCHTDNTHLKCSHCDKTFKNHWYLKRHMRSHTGEKPFPCSICGKAFVHSHNLKVHMRTHTGEKPFICSICGEGFVESRGLKKHTILHTGEKPFICSICCKGFVETHKLKEHMRTHTGEKPFICSICGEGFVESRGLKKHATLHTGEKPFICSICSKGFLERRNLKVHMIIHTGEKPFLCSICGKGFVQSPHLETHMRTHTGEKPFICSICGKGFVQSIHLERHMRTHTAEKPFSYSICGKDFSKSHYLKTHKRTHTGEKPFICSICGEGFVETHKLKEHMRTHTGEKPFSCSIDGLSFTRKGHLKVHMGSHTGEIPFSCSICSKGFVESRNLKRHMRIHTGKKTFICSICGKGFVQSNHLKVHMRTHTGEKPFSCSICGKGFSKNSKLEGHKRTHTGEKPHSCSICNRSFCDQSNFVRHMRTHTGEKVLSCSVCGERFSYKYQCKKHKCAGENSSSK; encoded by the exons atgtgcgaaagaacgatagcaaagtatgaggaggaactttgtccaacaaaagaggagaaggagcgacaacatcaacttatggacgctgttttcaagaaacatcaagttgtgttacacagaacag TTATTTACCCAACAGATgtccagcagcccccccacattaaagaggaagaggagggtccacagcccccccacattaaagaggaagagggggATCCACagtccccccacattaaagaggaagaggaggatccacaacccccccacattaaagaggaagaggaggatccacaatccccccacattaaaggggaagaggaggatccacagctcccccacattaaagaggagtgtcttctagggcaggaggaggatgatgtcaccaagtttccactgactgttgtctctgtgaagactgaagagcatgaagacaaaccacctgagtcctcacagcttcatcacagtccaa acgtctgtgaaaaaCAACTTCTACCTGAAAAACATGAGAGTAGCTTCAGGATGGTGAAGGAGGATCCATCAAAGAGGAAGACCAGACGCCAAGGACCCTCTGGCGtctccttttcctctttgacacagACCCTTCCCTGTAAAAAGGAAGAGGGAGACTCACTGACCccccacattaaaaaggaagaggaggaacacagcatcagtcaggagggagatcatattgaaggactggtggagttcccagtgactggtgtccctgtgaagagtgaagatgatgaggtcaaaggtgaaagtgaggagaagagagaggcggagcctccaagcagcagctcaacacaacacatgacaacagaagctgatggagaccactgtggaggatcacaagcagacaagctcttagctccactatcagatagtgaggacacaacgtcacactctcctgacactgatgatgaagactctaaagatgataagacatgtcacactgacaacactcacttgaaatgttctcactgtgacaaaacctttaaaaACCATTGGtatctgaaaagacacatgagatcacacactggagaaaaaccttttccctgttcaatctgtggtaaagcttTTGTACACAGtcacaatttgaaagtacacatgagaacacacactggtgaaaaaccttttatctgttcaatctgtggtgaaGGTTTTGTTGAAAGTCGGGgtttgaaaaaacacacaatattacacactggtgaaaaaccttttatctgttcaatctgttgtaaaggttttgtagaaacTCACAAattgaaagaacacatgagaacacacactggtgaaaaaccttttatctgttcaatctgtggtgaaGGTTTTGTTGAAAGTCGGGGTTTGAAAAAACACGCAACattacacactggtgaaaaaccttttatctgttcaatctgtagtaaaggttttttAGAACGTcgcaatttgaaagtacacatgattatacacactggtgaaaaaccttttctctgttcaatttgtggtaaaggttttgtacaaagtccCCATTTagaaacacacatgagaacacacactggtgaaaaaccttttatctgttcaatttGTGGTAAGGGTTTTGTACAAAGTATCCATTtggaaagacacatgagaacacacactgctgaaaaacctttttcttattcaatatgtgGTAAGGATTTTTCAAAAAGTCACTatttgaaaacacacaagagaacacacactggtgaaaaaccttttatctgttcaatctgtggtgaaGGTTTTGTAGAAACTCACAAattgaaagaacacatgagaacacacactggtgaaaaacctttttcttgttcaatcgatggcttatcttttacaaggaagggacatttgaaagtgcacatggggtcacacactggtgaaatacctttttcctgttcaatctgtagtaaaggcTTTGTGGAAAGTCgcaatttgaaaagacacatgagaatccacactggtaaaaaaacttttatttgttcaatttgtggtaagggttttgtacaaagtaaccatttgaaagtacacatgagaacacacactggtgaaaaacctttttcttgttcaatatgTGGTAAGGGTTTTTCAAAAAATAGCAAATTGGAAGgacacaagagaacacacactggcGAAAAACCACATTCCTGTTCCATCTGCAACAGAAGCTTTTGTGACCAATCAAACTTtgtaagacacatgagaacacacacaggagagaaagtgttgagttgcagtgtgtgtggtgaaagattctcttataagtaccagtgtaagaaacacaagtgtgctggtgagaacagcagcagcaaatga
- the LOC133664597 gene encoding gastrula zinc finger protein XlCGF57.1-like isoform X3 — protein MCERTIAKYEEELCPTKEEKERQHQLMDAVFKKHQVVLHRTDVCEKQLLPEKHESSFRMVKEDPSKRKTRRQGPSGVSFSSLTQTLPCKKEEGDSLTPHIKKEEEEHSISQEGDHIEGLVEFPVTGVPVKSEDDEVKGESEEKREAEPPSSSSTQHMTTEADGDHCGGSQADKLLAPLSDSEDTTSHSPDTDDEDSKDDKTCHTDNTHLKCSHCDKTFKNHWYLKRHMRSHTGEKPFPCSICGKAFVHSHNLKVHMRTHTGEKPFICSICGEGFVESRGLKKHTILHTGEKPFICSICCKGFVETHKLKEHMRTHTGEKPFICSICGEGFVESRGLKKHATLHTGEKPFICSICSKGFLERRNLKVHMIIHTGEKPFLCSICGKGFVQSPHLETHMRTHTGEKPFICSICGKGFVQSIHLERHMRTHTAEKPFSYSICGKDFSKSHYLKTHKRTHTGEKPFICSICGEGFVETHKLKEHMRTHTGEKPFSCSIDGLSFTRKGHLKVHMGSHTGEIPFSCSICSKGFVESRNLKRHMRIHTGKKTFICSICGKGFVQSNHLKVHMRTHTGEKPFSCSICGKGFSKNSKLEGHKRTHTGEKPHSCSICNRSFCDQSNFVRHMRTHTGEKVLSCSVCGERFSYKYQCKKHKCAGENSSSK, from the exons atgtgcgaaagaacgatagcaaagtatgaggaggaactttgtccaacaaaagaggagaaggagcgacaacatcaacttatggacgctgttttcaagaaacatcaagttgtgttacacagaacag acgtctgtgaaaaaCAACTTCTACCTGAAAAACATGAGAGTAGCTTCAGGATGGTGAAGGAGGATCCATCAAAGAGGAAGACCAGACGCCAAGGACCCTCTGGCGtctccttttcctctttgacacagACCCTTCCCTGTAAAAAGGAAGAGGGAGACTCACTGACCccccacattaaaaaggaagaggaggaacacagcatcagtcaggagggagatcatattgaaggactggtggagttcccagtgactggtgtccctgtgaagagtgaagatgatgaggtcaaaggtgaaagtgaggagaagagagaggcggagcctccaagcagcagctcaacacaacacatgacaacagaagctgatggagaccactgtggaggatcacaagcagacaagctcttagctccactatcagatagtgaggacacaacgtcacactctcctgacactgatgatgaagactctaaagatgataagacatgtcacactgacaacactcacttgaaatgttctcactgtgacaaaacctttaaaaACCATTGGtatctgaaaagacacatgagatcacacactggagaaaaaccttttccctgttcaatctgtggtaaagcttTTGTACACAGtcacaatttgaaagtacacatgagaacacacactggtgaaaaaccttttatctgttcaatctgtggtgaaGGTTTTGTTGAAAGTCGGGgtttgaaaaaacacacaatattacacactggtgaaaaaccttttatctgttcaatctgttgtaaaggttttgtagaaacTCACAAattgaaagaacacatgagaacacacactggtgaaaaaccttttatctgttcaatctgtggtgaaGGTTTTGTTGAAAGTCGGGGTTTGAAAAAACACGCAACattacacactggtgaaaaaccttttatctgttcaatctgtagtaaaggttttttAGAACGTcgcaatttgaaagtacacatgattatacacactggtgaaaaaccttttctctgttcaatttgtggtaaaggttttgtacaaagtccCCATTTagaaacacacatgagaacacacactggtgaaaaaccttttatctgttcaatttGTGGTAAGGGTTTTGTACAAAGTATCCATTtggaaagacacatgagaacacacactgctgaaaaacctttttcttattcaatatgtgGTAAGGATTTTTCAAAAAGTCACTatttgaaaacacacaagagaacacacactggtgaaaaaccttttatctgttcaatctgtggtgaaGGTTTTGTAGAAACTCACAAattgaaagaacacatgagaacacacactggtgaaaaacctttttcttgttcaatcgatggcttatcttttacaaggaagggacatttgaaagtgcacatggggtcacacactggtgaaatacctttttcctgttcaatctgtagtaaaggcTTTGTGGAAAGTCgcaatttgaaaagacacatgagaatccacactggtaaaaaaacttttatttgttcaatttgtggtaagggttttgtacaaagtaaccatttgaaagtacacatgagaacacacactggtgaaaaacctttttcttgttcaatatgTGGTAAGGGTTTTTCAAAAAATAGCAAATTGGAAGgacacaagagaacacacactggcGAAAAACCACATTCCTGTTCCATCTGCAACAGAAGCTTTTGTGACCAATCAAACTTtgtaagacacatgagaacacacacaggagagaaagtgttgagttgcagtgtgtgtggtgaaagattctcttataagtaccagtgtaagaaacacaagtgtgctggtgagaacagcagcagcaaatga